In Manis pentadactyla isolate mManPen7 chromosome 11, mManPen7.hap1, whole genome shotgun sequence, one DNA window encodes the following:
- the PSMC6 gene encoding 26S proteasome regulatory subunit 10B isoform X2: MGRPRSRDEALCHPALSLGSRASSDVKEARPAPVREQLKELTKQYEKSENDLKALQSVGQIVGEVLKQLTEEKFIVKATNGPRYVVGCRRQLDKSKLKPGTRVALDMTTLTIMRYLPREVDPLVYNMSHEDPGNVSYSEIGGLSEQIRELREVIELPLTNPELFQRVGIIPPKGCLLYGPPGTGKTLLARAVASQLDCNFLKVVSSSIVDKYIGESARLIREMFNYARDHQPCIIFMDEIDAIGGRRFSEGTSADREIQRTLMELLNQMDGFDTLHRVKMIMATNRPDTLDPALLRPGRLDRKIHIDLPNEQARLDILKIHAGPITKHGEIDYEAIVKLSDGFNGADLRNVCTEAGMFAIRADHDFVVQEDFMKAVRKVADSKKLESKLDYKPV, encoded by the exons ATGGGAAGGCCTCGGTCCAGGGACGAGGCGCTTTGTCATCCGGCCCTGAGCTTGGGAAGCAGAGCCTCTTCGGATGTGAAAGAGGCCCGGCCCGCTCCAG TAAGGGAACAATTAAAAGAACTTACCAAACAGTATGAAAAGTCTGAAAATGATCTGAAGGCCCTACAAAGTGTTGGGCAG attgTGGGTGAAGTACTTAAGCAATTAACTGAAGAAAAAT tCATTGTTAAAGCTACAAATGGACCAAGATATGTTGTGGGTTGTCGTCGACAG CTTGACAAAAGTAAGCTGAAGCCAGGAACAAGAGTTGCTTTGGATATGACTACATTAACTATCATGAG ATATTTGCCAAGAGAGGTGGATCCACTGGTTTACAACATGTCTCATGAAGACCCTGGGAATGTTTCGTACTCTGAGATCGGAGGGCTGTCAGAACAGATTCGGGAATTAAGAGAG GTGATAGAATTACCTCTTACAAACCCAGAATTGTTCCAGCGTGTAGGAATAATACCGCCAAAAGGCTGTTTGTTATATGGACCACCAG GTACAGGAAAAACACTCTTGGCACGAGCTGTTGCTAGCCAATTGGATTGCAATTTCTTAAAG GTTGTATCTAGTTCTATTGTAGACAAGTACATTGGTGAAAGTGCTCGTTTGATCAGAGAAATGTTTAATTATGCCAGGGACCATCAGCCATGCATCATTTTTATGGATGAAATAGATGCTATTG GTGGGCGTCGGTTTTCTGAGGGTACTTCAGCTGACAGAGAGATTCAGAGAACTTTAATGGAG TTACTGAATCAAATGGATGGATTTGATACTCTACATAGAGTTAAAATGATCATGGCTACAAATAGACCAGATACATTGGATCCTGCTTTGCTTCGTCCAGGAAGATTAGATAGAAAAATAC ATATTGATTTACCAAATGAACAAGCAAGATTAGATATACTGAAAATTCATGCAGGTCCCATTACAAAGCATGGTGAAATAG ATTATGAAGCAATTGTGAAGCTGTCAGATGGATTTAATGGAGCAGACCTGAGAAATGTTTGTACTGAAGCAG
- the PSMC6 gene encoding 26S proteasome regulatory subunit 10B isoform X1 translates to MAIPSIPYERRLLIMADPRDKALQDYRKKLLEHKEIDGRLKELREQLKELTKQYEKSENDLKALQSVGQIVGEVLKQLTEEKFIVKATNGPRYVVGCRRQLDKSKLKPGTRVALDMTTLTIMRYLPREVDPLVYNMSHEDPGNVSYSEIGGLSEQIRELREVIELPLTNPELFQRVGIIPPKGCLLYGPPGTGKTLLARAVASQLDCNFLKVVSSSIVDKYIGESARLIREMFNYARDHQPCIIFMDEIDAIGGRRFSEGTSADREIQRTLMELLNQMDGFDTLHRVKMIMATNRPDTLDPALLRPGRLDRKIHIDLPNEQARLDILKIHAGPITKHGEIDYEAIVKLSDGFNGADLRNVCTEAGMFAIRADHDFVVQEDFMKAVRKVADSKKLESKLDYKPV, encoded by the exons ATGGCCATTCCCAGCATCCCCTATGAGAGACGGCTTCTCATCATGGCGGACCCTAGAGATAAGGCACTTCAGGACTACCGCAAGAAGCTGCTGGAGCACAAGGAGATCGACGGCCGTCTCAAGGAGT TAAGGGAACAATTAAAAGAACTTACCAAACAGTATGAAAAGTCTGAAAATGATCTGAAGGCCCTACAAAGTGTTGGGCAG attgTGGGTGAAGTACTTAAGCAATTAACTGAAGAAAAAT tCATTGTTAAAGCTACAAATGGACCAAGATATGTTGTGGGTTGTCGTCGACAG CTTGACAAAAGTAAGCTGAAGCCAGGAACAAGAGTTGCTTTGGATATGACTACATTAACTATCATGAG ATATTTGCCAAGAGAGGTGGATCCACTGGTTTACAACATGTCTCATGAAGACCCTGGGAATGTTTCGTACTCTGAGATCGGAGGGCTGTCAGAACAGATTCGGGAATTAAGAGAG GTGATAGAATTACCTCTTACAAACCCAGAATTGTTCCAGCGTGTAGGAATAATACCGCCAAAAGGCTGTTTGTTATATGGACCACCAG GTACAGGAAAAACACTCTTGGCACGAGCTGTTGCTAGCCAATTGGATTGCAATTTCTTAAAG GTTGTATCTAGTTCTATTGTAGACAAGTACATTGGTGAAAGTGCTCGTTTGATCAGAGAAATGTTTAATTATGCCAGGGACCATCAGCCATGCATCATTTTTATGGATGAAATAGATGCTATTG GTGGGCGTCGGTTTTCTGAGGGTACTTCAGCTGACAGAGAGATTCAGAGAACTTTAATGGAG TTACTGAATCAAATGGATGGATTTGATACTCTACATAGAGTTAAAATGATCATGGCTACAAATAGACCAGATACATTGGATCCTGCTTTGCTTCGTCCAGGAAGATTAGATAGAAAAATAC ATATTGATTTACCAAATGAACAAGCAAGATTAGATATACTGAAAATTCATGCAGGTCCCATTACAAAGCATGGTGAAATAG ATTATGAAGCAATTGTGAAGCTGTCAGATGGATTTAATGGAGCAGACCTGAGAAATGTTTGTACTGAAGCAG
- the LOC130679512 gene encoding sterile alpha motif domain-containing protein 1-like yields the protein MKPARAGPRRGPASQARPPLSHLSATSTSRRSLRTCHGARAGRPGPRAASFPAREADALPASRFRPAPPGAARPSPAWRCDPTRPPPAPERESGSSQLPELERKPEGPTCRGRCGRRPPSLHASTRGRPRQKSG from the exons ATGAAGCCCGCGCGCGCCGGCCCCCGGCGGGGCCCCGCCTCCCAGGCCCGCCCTCCGCTCTCCCACCTCTCCGCAACCTCCACCTCCCGACGGAGCCTGCGGACGTGCCACGGCGCCCGCGCCGGCCGCCCGGGGCCTCGGGCAGCTTCCTTCCCGGCGCGTGAGGCTGACGCACTGCCCGCTTCCCGgttccgccccgccccgcccggcgCGGCGCGCCCGTCCCCGGCCTGGAGATGCGACCCCACGCGGCCGCCCCCCGCCCCTGAGAGGGAGTCAGGGTCCTCCCAGCTCCCAGAGCTGGAGCGAAAGCCGGAGGG CCCAACCTGCAGGGGTCGGTGTGGCCGGAGGCCTCCTTCACTGCACGCCAGCACCCGAGGCCGACCGAGACAAAAAAGTGGGTAA